A stretch of the Streptosporangium sp. NBC_01755 genome encodes the following:
- the recO gene encoding DNA repair protein RecO has protein sequence MSLYRDDGIVLRTHKLGEADRIVTVLTRRTGKIRGVAKGVRRTTSRFGSRLEPFTHVDLQLHTGRTLDVITQAETIQPYGRPLVADYPRYTAGIAMLETADRLIMGEKEPALRQFLLLVGGLRTLGSGAHEARLVLDAYFLRSLAVAGYAPALEACARCKAVSVRAFAIVAGGVVCGACRPAGAAVPEGETLALMVALLKGDWLTADASGARHRAECSGLVAAYLQWHLEHGIRSLRHVERELAT, from the coding sequence GTGAGTCTGTACCGTGACGACGGCATCGTGCTGCGCACCCACAAGCTGGGCGAGGCCGATCGCATCGTCACAGTCCTGACCCGGCGGACGGGCAAGATCCGAGGGGTCGCCAAGGGCGTCCGGCGCACGACATCACGATTTGGCAGTCGGCTCGAACCGTTCACCCATGTCGATCTCCAGCTCCACACCGGCCGCACCCTCGACGTGATCACTCAAGCCGAGACCATCCAGCCGTACGGCCGGCCACTCGTCGCAGACTACCCGCGCTACACGGCGGGCATCGCCATGCTGGAGACCGCCGACCGCCTGATCATGGGGGAGAAGGAACCGGCGCTCCGCCAGTTCCTGCTGCTGGTCGGCGGCCTGCGCACGCTCGGCTCGGGCGCCCACGAGGCCAGGCTCGTCCTGGACGCCTACTTCCTGCGCTCTCTCGCGGTCGCCGGTTACGCCCCCGCCCTGGAGGCCTGTGCCCGGTGCAAGGCGGTCTCGGTGCGGGCCTTCGCCATCGTGGCCGGCGGTGTGGTGTGCGGGGCCTGCCGTCCCGCGGGCGCGGCGGTGCCGGAGGGGGAGACCCTGGCCCTGATGGTGGCGTTGCTCAAGGGGGACTGGCTCACCGCCGACGCATCGGGGGCCAGGCACCGCGCGGAGTGCAGCGGCCTGGTCGCCGCGTATCTCCAGTGGCACCTCGAACACGGCATACGCTCTCTTCGACACGTAGAAAGGGAACTCGCCACGTGA
- a CDS encoding isoprenyl transferase: protein MNVRPPVPHPSGAISPPIPRDLVPRHVAIVMDGNGRWAKQRGLPRTEGHKAGEASLFDVIEGAIELGIPYLSAYAFSTENWKRSPDEVRFLMGFNRDVIRRRRDQLHAMGVRVRWAGRPGRLWRSVIQELRDAEQMTEGNSTLTLQFCVNYGGRAEIVDAALRLAQDIAEGRVKPGRVKEETFARYLDEPQIPDVDLFVRSSGEQRISNFLIWQTAYAEMVFLNRLWPDFDRRDLWQACETYAKRDRRYGGAVPNATAE from the coding sequence GTGAACGTCCGCCCGCCCGTCCCGCACCCCTCCGGTGCAATCTCGCCCCCGATCCCGCGTGACCTCGTGCCGCGGCACGTGGCGATCGTGATGGACGGCAACGGCCGGTGGGCCAAGCAGCGCGGCCTGCCCCGTACCGAGGGCCACAAGGCGGGCGAGGCGTCGCTCTTCGACGTGATCGAGGGCGCGATCGAGCTCGGCATCCCCTACCTGTCGGCCTACGCCTTCTCCACGGAGAACTGGAAGCGCTCCCCGGACGAGGTCCGTTTCCTGATGGGTTTCAACCGCGACGTCATCCGCCGACGCAGGGACCAGCTCCACGCGATGGGCGTGCGGGTCCGCTGGGCGGGCCGCCCCGGACGGCTGTGGCGAAGCGTCATCCAGGAACTGCGCGACGCCGAGCAGATGACCGAGGGCAACTCCACCCTGACCCTGCAGTTCTGCGTCAACTACGGCGGCCGCGCCGAGATCGTGGACGCCGCCCTGCGCCTGGCGCAGGACATCGCCGAGGGGCGGGTCAAGCCGGGCCGGGTGAAGGAGGAGACCTTCGCCCGTTACCTGGACGAGCCGCAGATCCCCGACGTCGACCTGTTCGTGCGCTCCTCGGGCGAGCAGCGCATCTCCAACTTCCTGATCTGGCAGACGGCGTACGCCGAGATGGTCTTCCTCAACCGTCTCTGGCCCGACTTCGACCGCCGTGATCTGTGGCAGGCCTGCGAGACATACGCCAAGCGCGACAGGAGGTACGGCGGAGCCGTGCCGAACGCGACCGCGGAATGA
- a CDS encoding CGNR zinc finger domain-containing protein, producing MPFGHDMVHSLATAVDLVNTSPSTGGEDTLTDLRELGDFVARWEVSGIGELDAGDLAEVRALREAFHKVFTAPDQPTAVIRLNTLLSGTRITPRLAEHDGHPLHVHYFAPDASLDEHLAADIGVALAHLLVEDEWERLRTCSAPDCDHVFVDESRNRSRVYCDSRTCGNRMHVAAYRARRRA from the coding sequence ATGCCATTCGGACATGACATGGTGCACTCACTCGCCACCGCGGTCGACCTGGTCAACACCTCCCCCTCCACCGGAGGCGAGGACACCCTGACCGATCTGCGGGAACTGGGCGACTTCGTGGCACGCTGGGAGGTCAGCGGGATCGGTGAGCTGGACGCGGGCGACCTGGCCGAGGTGCGCGCCCTGCGCGAGGCCTTCCACAAGGTCTTCACCGCCCCGGACCAGCCCACCGCGGTCATCCGGCTGAACACCCTGCTGAGCGGGACCCGCATCACCCCGCGCCTGGCGGAGCACGACGGCCACCCCCTGCACGTCCACTACTTCGCGCCGGACGCCTCACTCGACGAGCACCTGGCGGCCGACATCGGGGTCGCCCTGGCCCACCTGCTCGTCGAGGACGAGTGGGAGCGCCTGCGCACCTGCTCGGCGCCCGACTGCGACCATGTCTTCGTGGACGAGTCCCGCAACCGTTCGCGGGTCTACTGCGACAGCCGCACCTGCGGGAACCGCATGCACGTGGCCGCCTACCGTGCGCGACGCCGGGCCTGA
- a CDS encoding Fur family transcriptional regulator, translated as MSNRRDAVHAVLRQSEGFRSAQDVYAEMRAEGAKIGLTTVYRALQALADTGHVDMLRTDDGESVYRACASGDHHHHLVCRMCGRTVEVAGPAVERWAEAIGSEHGFTEVTHTVEIFGTCASCSTAAKPAHAPSRV; from the coding sequence ATGAGCAACAGGCGTGATGCCGTCCACGCGGTCCTCCGTCAGAGCGAGGGTTTCCGCAGTGCGCAGGACGTCTACGCGGAGATGCGCGCGGAAGGCGCCAAGATCGGACTGACCACCGTCTACCGGGCGCTCCAGGCGCTCGCCGACACCGGTCACGTCGACATGCTGAGAACCGACGACGGTGAGTCGGTCTATCGGGCGTGTGCCAGCGGCGACCACCACCACCATCTGGTCTGCCGCATGTGCGGCCGTACCGTGGAGGTGGCCGGACCCGCGGTGGAGCGCTGGGCCGAGGCCATCGGCTCCGAGCACGGGTTCACCGAGGTCACCCACACGGTGGAGATCTTCGGGACCTGTGCCTCCTGCTCCACAGCCGCCAAACCGGCCCATGCGCCGAGCCGCGTCTGA
- a CDS encoding metal ABC transporter permease, translating to MIELLQFDFMRRALIAALLVGLVAPAIGTFMVQRRLALLGDGIGHVALTGVALGFLTGTAPVLTAVLVSVLGAVAIEVVRARGRTSGDVALALLFYGGIAGGVLLISLAPGGSNATLMSYLFGSISSVPVEDVWVIGLLAAAVLGVLAVFGRELYVLCQDEEVAKASGLPVRFLSLLIAVTAALTVVIAMRVVGLLLVSALMVVPVATSQQLTRGFVSTMLLSMLFGMIATVGGLTSSFYVEVPPGAIIVIVALTGFVLALGLGRFIRRSRPQESSS from the coding sequence GTGATCGAGCTTCTGCAGTTCGACTTCATGCGGCGGGCGCTGATCGCCGCCCTCCTGGTCGGCCTGGTCGCCCCCGCCATCGGCACGTTCATGGTCCAGCGCCGCCTGGCCCTGCTGGGCGACGGCATCGGGCACGTCGCGCTGACCGGCGTGGCCCTGGGCTTCCTAACCGGGACCGCCCCGGTGCTGACCGCCGTACTGGTCTCCGTGCTCGGCGCCGTGGCCATCGAAGTGGTCCGCGCACGCGGCAGGACCAGCGGTGACGTGGCGCTCGCGCTGCTGTTCTACGGCGGCATCGCCGGAGGGGTGCTGCTCATCTCGCTGGCCCCCGGCGGCAGCAACGCCACCTTGATGTCCTACCTGTTCGGCTCGATCAGCAGCGTCCCCGTCGAGGACGTGTGGGTGATCGGCCTGCTGGCGGCGGCGGTCCTCGGCGTGCTGGCCGTCTTCGGGCGGGAGCTCTACGTGCTCTGCCAGGACGAGGAGGTCGCCAAGGCCAGCGGCCTGCCGGTCCGCTTCCTCAGCCTGCTGATCGCCGTGACCGCCGCGCTGACCGTGGTCATCGCCATGCGCGTCGTAGGATTGCTTCTGGTCAGCGCGCTGATGGTGGTGCCGGTGGCGACCAGCCAGCAGCTCACCCGAGGTTTCGTGAGCACGATGCTGCTTTCCATGCTTTTCGGGATGATCGCCACGGTCGGTGGCCTGACCTCCTCCTTCTACGTCGAGGTCCCGCCGGGTGCGATCATCGTGATCGTCGCTCTCACCGGGTTCGTCCTCGCCCTCGGGCTCGGTAGATTCATACGCCGAAGCCGACCCCAGGAGTCCAGCTCATGA
- a CDS encoding metal ABC transporter ATP-binding protein has translation MNGGRVNLDRRPVLRGIDLSVEPGEAVAVLGANGSGKSTLIRALLGLIPLSGGETLLYDRPPARFREWWRIGYVPQRLSVGGGVPTTIREVVASGRIARQRRLRPARAADREATDRALAAVGLAHRASDPVQTLSGGQQQRVLIARALAGEPDTFVMDEPTAGVDSGSQMLLAETLSTLVEQGKTVLLVAHELGPLEPLITRAVVLRDGYVCHDGPPPQAVGTHALPGHDHVHPHAEEEPVSPLDWRPSS, from the coding sequence ATGAACGGCGGCAGGGTCAACCTGGACCGCCGCCCGGTGCTCCGCGGGATCGACCTGTCCGTCGAGCCGGGTGAGGCGGTGGCGGTGCTCGGTGCGAACGGGTCGGGGAAGTCAACCCTCATCCGCGCCCTGCTCGGCCTCATCCCCCTGTCCGGCGGCGAGACCCTCCTGTACGACAGACCCCCCGCCCGGTTCCGCGAGTGGTGGCGAATCGGCTACGTGCCCCAGCGGCTCTCGGTGGGCGGCGGCGTGCCGACCACGATCCGCGAGGTCGTCGCCTCGGGACGGATCGCCAGGCAGCGACGCCTGCGGCCGGCCCGCGCGGCCGATCGGGAGGCGACGGACAGGGCGCTGGCCGCCGTCGGCCTGGCCCATCGCGCCTCCGACCCGGTGCAGACCCTGTCCGGCGGCCAGCAGCAGCGGGTGCTGATCGCCCGCGCCCTCGCCGGGGAGCCCGACACCTTCGTCATGGACGAACCCACCGCCGGCGTCGACTCCGGGAGCCAGATGCTCCTGGCCGAGACCCTGTCCACGCTCGTGGAGCAGGGCAAGACGGTCCTGCTGGTCGCGCACGAGCTCGGCCCGCTGGAACCCCTGATCACCCGCGCGGTGGTCCTGCGGGACGGGTACGTCTGCCACGACGGCCCGCCGCCCCAGGCGGTCGGCACTCACGCGCTGCCCGGCCACGACCACGTGCACCCGCACGCCGAGGAGGAGCCCGTGAGCCCGCTCGACTGGAGGCCCTCGTCGTGA
- a CDS encoding metal ABC transporter substrate-binding protein, translating to MMSESSRRIRIRNASLVASAALVAATTACGAEIGSTDESPGGASGASATGKPVVTAAMYPLQWLTERVGGPDVAVTGLTKPGVEPHDLELSPLQVAGLQETRLVVYIKGVQPAVDEAVEQHAADRGFDVASSVPTLPATEEEGHDGEEGHGHEEAGHDPHLWLDPARFATVATKLGERLAVVDPAHAPGYRERAAGAAADLTALDGELAKGLATCSSRAIVTSHAAFGYLANRYKLHQIGISGIDPDAEPSPARLAEVSKVAKQEKVTTIFTETLVRPKVAEVLAQEVGAKTAVLDPVESRPATGDYLSAMRQNLTALQSALSCS from the coding sequence ATGATGTCCGAGTCCTCCCGACGTATCCGCATACGTAACGCGAGCCTGGTCGCGTCCGCCGCCCTTGTCGCCGCCACCACCGCCTGCGGCGCCGAAATCGGCTCAACCGATGAATCGCCCGGGGGGGCGTCAGGCGCCTCCGCGACGGGCAAGCCCGTCGTCACCGCGGCCATGTATCCCCTGCAGTGGCTCACCGAGCGGGTCGGCGGCCCCGACGTGGCCGTCACCGGCCTGACCAAGCCCGGCGTCGAGCCACACGACCTGGAGCTGTCCCCGCTCCAGGTGGCCGGGTTGCAGGAGACGAGGCTCGTCGTCTACATCAAGGGCGTTCAGCCGGCCGTGGACGAGGCGGTCGAACAGCACGCCGCCGACCGGGGCTTCGACGTGGCCTCCTCGGTCCCGACCCTGCCCGCGACCGAGGAGGAGGGCCACGACGGCGAGGAGGGACACGGCCACGAGGAGGCCGGCCACGACCCCCATCTCTGGCTCGACCCGGCCCGCTTCGCGACGGTCGCCACCAAGCTCGGCGAGAGGCTCGCCGTCGTCGACCCCGCGCACGCGCCGGGCTACCGGGAGCGTGCCGCCGGAGCCGCGGCCGACCTCACCGCCCTGGACGGCGAGCTGGCCAAGGGCCTGGCCACGTGTTCCTCACGCGCGATCGTCACCAGCCACGCCGCGTTCGGCTACCTCGCCAACCGCTACAAGCTCCACCAGATCGGCATCAGCGGCATCGATCCCGACGCCGAGCCCTCTCCCGCACGCCTCGCCGAAGTGTCAAAAGTGGCTAAGCAGGAGAAAGTGACTACGATTTTCACCGAGACTCTCGTCAGACCGAAGGTCGCCGAGGTTCTCGCCCAGGAGGTCGGCGCGAAGACCGCGGTCCTCGACCCGGTCGAAAGCCGGCCGGCGACCGGCGACTACCTGTCCGCCATGCGCCAGAACCTCACAGCCCTCCAATCGGCACTCAGCTGCTCCTGA